One genomic window of Bradyrhizobium sp. CCGE-LA001 includes the following:
- a CDS encoding pirin family protein, producing MIELRPFAKLGGADHGWLKAKHHFSFASHYDPNNMGHGALRVWNDDEIAPNTGFPAHPHANMEIITYVREGAITHQDSLGNEGRTEAGDVQVMSAGSGIRHSEYNLEPTQTRIFQIWIEPTARGGQPTWGSKPFPKADRSGKLVTIASGIEGDIDALPIRADARVLATTLKAGESAEYAPQKSRHLYLVPAAGVVEINGVRVNARDGAAIRNEDRLTITALEDSEIVLVDAA from the coding sequence ATGATCGAACTCAGACCTTTCGCAAAGCTCGGCGGCGCCGACCACGGCTGGCTCAAGGCCAAGCATCATTTCTCCTTCGCAAGCCATTATGATCCGAACAACATGGGTCATGGCGCCTTGCGGGTGTGGAACGACGATGAGATCGCGCCGAACACCGGTTTTCCCGCCCATCCCCATGCCAACATGGAAATCATCACGTATGTGCGCGAGGGCGCGATCACACATCAGGACAGCCTCGGCAACGAGGGACGTACCGAAGCGGGCGACGTGCAGGTGATGAGCGCCGGCAGTGGCATCCGCCACTCCGAGTACAATCTCGAACCGACCCAGACGCGGATCTTCCAGATCTGGATCGAGCCGACGGCGCGCGGCGGTCAGCCGACCTGGGGTTCGAAGCCGTTCCCGAAGGCAGACCGGTCCGGCAAGCTCGTCACCATCGCGAGCGGAATTGAAGGCGACATTGATGCGCTGCCGATCCGCGCCGACGCGCGGGTGCTCGCCACCACGCTGAAGGCGGGCGAGAGCGCGGAATACGCGCCGCAGAAGTCGCGTCATCTCTATCTCGTGCCCGCGGCGGGCGTGGTCGAGATCAATGGCGTGCGCGTCAACGCCCGCGATGGCGCCGCGATCCGCAACGAGGACCGGCTGACGATCACCGCACTGGAAGATTCCGAGATCGTGCTCGTCGACGCGGCGTAG
- a CDS encoding LysR family transcriptional regulator → MAKLPDFEALAIFAKVVELRSFAGAAGELAMSKATVSKAVTRLEERLGARLFNRTSRRLALTDAGHKLAERATRLLVDGEAAENEALAQSVAPRGLVRLAVPMTFGIKAVAPLLPEFLQAYPEVSVDLHLSDATVDLIGEGFDMAVRIARLPDSSLIARQLFTMPRYTVAAPSYLKQHGRPTHPMHLAEHKCFSYAYLSTPNVWHYTNSAGEQASVRPGGPLRVNNGEAVMPALIAGLGIAELPEFIVGEAISSGAVEVILKDWKQPEGAVHLVTPPGGPRPARVEALADFLAAKLPGTCKRRTKNGAKTR, encoded by the coding sequence ATGGCAAAACTCCCGGATTTCGAAGCGCTCGCGATTTTCGCAAAAGTCGTGGAGTTGCGGTCCTTTGCGGGGGCCGCAGGCGAACTCGCGATGTCCAAGGCGACCGTTTCCAAGGCGGTCACGCGGCTGGAGGAGCGGCTCGGGGCCCGGCTGTTCAATCGCACCTCGCGTCGGCTCGCCTTGACCGACGCCGGGCACAAGCTCGCCGAGCGCGCGACGCGCCTTTTAGTCGATGGCGAGGCCGCGGAGAACGAGGCGCTGGCGCAATCGGTTGCGCCGCGCGGGCTGGTCCGGCTCGCCGTGCCCATGACGTTCGGCATCAAGGCGGTGGCGCCGCTGCTCCCGGAATTCCTCCAGGCCTATCCGGAAGTCTCGGTCGATCTGCATCTGAGCGACGCGACCGTCGATCTGATCGGCGAGGGGTTCGACATGGCGGTGCGGATCGCCCGGCTGCCGGACTCGTCACTGATCGCGCGGCAGCTCTTCACCATGCCGCGCTACACCGTGGCCGCGCCGTCCTATCTGAAGCAGCACGGGCGGCCGACGCATCCGATGCATCTGGCCGAGCACAAATGCTTCAGCTACGCCTATCTCTCGACGCCCAATGTCTGGCACTACACCAATTCGGCGGGCGAGCAGGCCAGCGTGCGCCCGGGCGGCCCGCTTCGCGTCAACAATGGCGAGGCGGTGATGCCGGCGCTGATCGCAGGCCTGGGCATCGCCGAGCTGCCCGAATTCATCGTCGGCGAGGCGATCTCGTCCGGCGCGGTCGAAGTGATCCTGAAGGATTGGAAGCAGCCTGAAGGCGCCGTGCATCTGGTGACGCCGCCCGGCGGCCCGCGCCCCGCTCGTGTCGAGGCGCTCGCGGATTTCCTCGCAGCGAAGCTGCCGGGCACCTGCAAGCGCCGGACGAAGAATGGTGCGAAGACTAGATAG
- a CDS encoding SDR family NAD(P)-dependent oxidoreductase: MTKKLSGKVALVTGGSRGIGAASARALADEGADVAISYVASPDKAEAVVAELKAKGVKARAFRADQASAKDVTQLVNDVAKEFGRLDILVNNAGVAAGGAIDDAKADAEAFDRQDAINVHGVIAAIRAASQLMGEGGRIVTVGSMLADRASFPGLADYVATKAAVVGYTKGAARDLGPRGITVNVVQPGSIDTDMNPKDGGEFAETQRKQHALQRFGRPEEVAAGVVFLASPEASFVTGTVLNVDGGFGA; the protein is encoded by the coding sequence ATGACCAAGAAGCTCTCAGGCAAGGTTGCCCTCGTCACCGGCGGCTCGCGCGGCATCGGCGCGGCTTCCGCCCGCGCGCTCGCCGATGAAGGCGCAGACGTCGCCATCAGCTACGTCGCCTCGCCCGACAAGGCCGAAGCGGTCGTTGCCGAGTTGAAGGCCAAGGGCGTCAAGGCGCGCGCCTTCAGGGCCGACCAGGCCTCGGCGAAAGACGTCACGCAGCTCGTGAACGACGTCGCAAAGGAGTTCGGCCGTCTCGACATCCTCGTCAACAATGCCGGCGTCGCTGCTGGCGGTGCGATCGACGATGCCAAGGCCGACGCAGAAGCGTTCGACCGTCAGGATGCCATCAACGTGCATGGCGTGATTGCGGCGATTCGCGCCGCCTCGCAATTGATGGGTGAAGGTGGCCGCATCGTCACCGTCGGCTCGATGCTGGCTGACCGCGCCTCATTCCCGGGCCTTGCCGACTACGTTGCCACCAAGGCCGCCGTGGTCGGCTACACCAAGGGCGCTGCGCGCGACCTCGGCCCGCGCGGCATTACCGTGAACGTGGTGCAGCCCGGCTCGATCGACACCGACATGAATCCGAAGGACGGCGGCGAGTTCGCCGAGACCCAGCGCAAGCAGCACGCGCTGCAGCGCTTCGGCCGTCCCGAGGAAGTCGCGGCGGGCGTCGTTTTCCTCGCTAGCCCCGAGGCCTCCTTCGTCACCGGCACCGTGCTCAATGTCGACGGCGGGTTTGGCGCCTGA